In Tachysurus fulvidraco isolate hzauxx_2018 chromosome 1, HZAU_PFXX_2.0, whole genome shotgun sequence, a single window of DNA contains:
- the LOC113657018 gene encoding R3H domain-containing protein 1 isoform X13 — translation MMLLKLEQDILDFIGNNESHKRKFPPMTSYHRMLLHRVAAYFGLEHNVDQSGKSVIINKTSNTRIPDQKFSEHIKDDKTDDFQKRYILKRDSLSLDQEDGRLRMRLKDDRRSKSIEEREEEYQRARERIFAQDGQDHFQLDKRMQEDMGYISSHQKRQIFRLRDSSSENEPRSLEPRPWSSTDSDSSHRNGRPAITKASSFSSISVLIRRDSTASSRSTGRLSKTGSDSCSSVGSSTGSLSRPALSLPIQAVPAPTRCVAEGTRDLGPPSSATNTTAHADTNTSANANTSYYLLPLEASGIPAGSVLLHSQTGQPFTNPDGSAVVYNPGLTSQQGRGQQPMAPPPPPPQHQPTNHVVTQHCGQCVQYSAISYPPPLLPVPLNQHYTVQDSLGNQFSQLSLAPSEVPDHQTGVFSHSMVLQNQAPTGYVLQPGQHVSVPTYPPPTQSIQQQGYIQQPVQQMSACYCAPGQYPHSTQHYRPVTPVHYSGPQSQPLPPQQPGYQTVMPSQAPNYQGMMGAQQPQSQSLVSNQPGITNQIQGMVVQYPPMPHYQGSQNVLQPAYQQQLVVQGPTNQTQMPSASMQVYYSVLPPSQHSTVSSTVGFLPPPGSEQMQFPRATSPCGSQPIPAQQCTGVPPAPPGGSGVLMMQLSMPPPPPATTQWKQNKYYSLDQQHQHHGSKPSELGLVDASQVRSHQNSPQLTSPAPSPAHSPGPPHLANLKGIHPGLAPLPIMHQFSRPFLQGDGRYPLLGQPLQYSHPIRPPLMHGSHLVNHHYHHHHQGPMGIRHGGRGRRPTKKSLSTDSNTGEIATGRVLEVTDLPAGISRAEADSLLAELGKAGALIKWLPEQSQHPQRSDSSVTADTSAMTPRDLASTYTILATFPSKQAAQSALLKLNTSIGAFRLKAIQRAGSQ, via the exons ATGATGCTGCTGAAGCTGGAGCAGGACATTCTGGACTTCATCGGTAACAATGA GTCCCACAAGAGGAAGTTCCCCCCAATGACATCATACCACCGGATGCTGCTGCACAGAGTGGCGGCGTATTTCGGCCTGGAACACAACGTGGACCAGAGCGGCAAATCGGTCATCATCAACAAAACCAGCAATACCAGGAT ACCTGATCAGAAGTTCTCCGAGCACATAAAAGACGACAAAACCGACGATTTCCAAAAGCGCTACATCCTGAAGAGGGACAGCTTGAGTCTAGACCAGGAGGATGGAAGG CTAAGGATGCGCCTGAAGGACGACCGGAGGAGCAAATCCAtcgaggagagagaggaagagtaccaaagagcgagagagcgaatCTTCGCTCAGGAT GGTCAGGATCATTTCCAGCTTGATAAAAG GATGCAGGAGGATATGGGTTACATTAGCAGCCACCAGAAACGGCAAATCTTCAG gttgAGGGACAGCAGCTCGGAGAACGAGCCGAGAAGCCTGGAGCCTCGGCCGTGGAGCAGCACAGACTCGGACAGCTCGCACAGAAACGGCAGACCGGCCATCACTAAAGCCAGCAGCTTCAGCAGCATCAGCGTGTTGATACGCAGAGACAGCACTGCTAGCAGCAGGAGCACTGGGAGACTGTCTAAaacgg GTTCTGACTCCTGTAGTAGTGTAGGTTCGTCTACCGGCTCGCTGTCTCGCCCTGCCTTGTCGTTACCCATCCAAGCTGTGCCGGCTCCGACCAGGTGTGTGGCTGAGGGCACCAGAGACCTGGGCCCTCCGAGCTCCGCAACCAACACTACAGCCCATGCTGATACTAACACTAGTGCTAACGCTAACACAAGCTACTACCTCCTTCCTCTGGAGGCCTCGGGCATCCCAGCGGGCAGCGTGCTGCTACACTCTCAAACAG GTCAGCCGTTCACCAACCCTGACGGCAGCGCTGTGGTCTACAACCCTGGCTTGACATCACAGCAGGGGAGGGGCCAGCAGCCCATGGCTCCGCCTCCTCCGCCTCCACAGCACCAGCCAACCAATCATGTTGTGACTCAG CATTGTGGTCAGTGTGTGCAGTACTCAGCGATCTCTTATCCTCCTCCGCTCCTGCCTGTTCCTCTAAACCAACACTACACTGTg cagGACAGTCTGGGGAACCAGTTCAGCCAGTTAAGCCTGGCACCCAGCGAAGTGCCAGACCACCAGACGGGCGTCTTTTCCCACTCCATGGTGCTCCAGAATCAGGCCCCCACCGGCTACGTGCTCCAGCCTGGTCAGCATGTCTCTGTGCCCACGTACCCACCACCTACACAAAGCATCCAGCAGCAGGGATACATCCAGCAGCCTGTGCagcag aTGTCAGCGTGTTACTGCGCTCCTGGTCAGTATCCCCACTCGACCCAGCACTACAGACCAGTCACCCCAGTACACTACAGCGGCCCCCAGAGTCAACCACTACCACCACAacaaccag GTTATCAGACAGTCATGCCCAGTCAAGCTCCCAACTACCAAGGCATGATGGGAGCTCAGCAGCCTCAGAGCCAATCACTGGTCAGTAACCAGCCTGGgataaccaatcagattcagggCATGGTGGTGCAGTACCCGCCCATGCCGCACTATCAG ggctcGCAGAATGTTCTTCAGCCAGCCTATCAGCAGCAACTGGTTGTGCAGGGACCGACCAATCAGACACAGATGCCCTCAGCCAGCATGCAGGTGTACTACAGTGTGCTGCCCCCAAGCCAACACTCCACTGTtag CTCCACCGTGGGCTTCCTGCCACCTCCGGGTTCCGAGCAGATGCAGTTCCCCAGGGCCAcctctccctgtggctctcaACCGATCCCAGCGCAGCAGTGCACAG GTGTGCCTCCAGCACCCCCTGGTGGTAGCGGTGTGCTGATGATGCAGCTGAGTATGCCTCCTCCGCCTCCTGCCACCACCCAGTGGAAACAGAACAAATACTACAGCCTGGACCAGCAGCATCAGCACCATGGCTCCAAGCCGTCAGAGCTGGGCCTGGTCGACGCATCACAGGTCCGTTCACATCAG aacAGTCCTCAGCTGACCAGCCCCGCCCCTTCTCCTGCCCACTCTCCTGGTCCGCCCCATCTGGCCAATCTAAAGGGAATCCATCCTGGTCTCGCCCCTCTTCCAATAATGCATCAGTTCTCTCGACCCTTCCTTCAAG GTGATGGCAGGTATCCCTTACTCGGACAGCCTCTACAGTACAGCCATCCCATCCGACCTCCTCTAATGCACGGCTCTCATCTGGTCAACCACCactaccatcatcaccatcag GGTCCTATGGGAATCCGTCATGGGGGGCGTGGCCGAAGACCGACAAAGAAATCACTGTCCACTGATAGTAACACAGGGGAGATAG CTACCGGTCGTGTTCTGGAGGTGACGGACCTGCCAGCAGGCATCAGCCGTGCCGAGGCCGACTCTCTGCTGGCAGAGCTGGGCAAGGCAGGCGCTCTGATCAAATGGCTGCCGGAGCAGTCGCAGCATCCCCAGCGCTCAGACAGCTCCGTGACCGCCGACACCTCGGCCATGACCCCACGTGACCTCGCCTCTACCTACACTATCCTGGCCACCTTCCCATCAAAGCAAGCGGCGCAGAGCGCGCTGCTAAAACTCAACACCTCCATCGGCGCGTTTAGACTCAAGGCCATTCAGAGGGCTGGCTCTCAGTGA